The following are encoded together in the Halomonas halophila genome:
- a CDS encoding entericidin A/B family lipoprotein, producing MKRTLLLSIAALFTLSLLAGCNTVRGVGQDIEQGGEAIQETSY from the coding sequence ATGAAACGGACTCTTCTGCTGTCGATCGCCGCGCTCTTCACCCTGTCCCTGCTCGCCGGCTGCAACACCGTGCGCGGCGTGGGCCAGGACATCGAGCAGGGTGGCGAGGCGATCCAGGAAACCTCCTACTGA
- the trmB gene encoding tRNA (guanine(46)-N(7))-methyltransferase TrmB: MSERSRIITSNQPGPHHDLARRVERALTHPLRKPLADHTREAFAAAEAWRASYGEAPLILDACCGVGLSTRRLAEAHPDCVVIGVDRSADRLSREHGAPPDNALLVRADLVDFWRLALAAGWRPVRHYLLYPNPYPKSTHLKMRWQGHPVFPAILALGGRLELRSNWRLYVEEFSLAVEQATGVAAPVEAHDPAGDFLTHFERKYHLSGQPLWRMVAELPHRPGLLPVE, from the coding sequence ATGTCCGAGCGTTCCCGCATCATCACGTCCAACCAGCCCGGCCCCCATCACGATCTGGCACGCCGGGTCGAACGGGCCCTGACCCATCCGCTGCGCAAGCCGCTGGCCGATCATACCCGCGAGGCCTTCGCCGCGGCCGAGGCGTGGCGGGCGTCGTACGGCGAGGCGCCGCTGATCCTCGACGCCTGCTGTGGCGTGGGGCTGTCGACGCGGCGGCTGGCCGAGGCCCATCCCGACTGCGTGGTGATCGGCGTGGACCGCAGCGCCGACCGGCTGTCCCGGGAGCACGGCGCGCCGCCCGACAATGCCCTGCTGGTGCGTGCCGACCTGGTGGACTTCTGGCGGCTGGCGCTGGCCGCCGGCTGGCGCCCGGTACGCCACTACCTGCTGTACCCGAACCCCTACCCCAAGTCGACGCACCTCAAGATGCGCTGGCAGGGGCATCCGGTGTTCCCCGCCATCCTGGCGCTGGGCGGGCGGCTGGAGCTGCGTTCCAACTGGCGGCTCTACGTCGAGGAGTTCTCGCTGGCGGTCGAGCAGGCGACCGGCGTCGCCGCGCCGGTGGAAGCCCACGATCCGGCGGGGGATTTCCTGACCCACTTCGAGCGCAAGTACCACCTCAGCGGTCAGCCGCTGTGGAGGATGGTCGCCGAGCTGCCGCATCGTCCGGGGCTGCTGCCGGTCGAGTGA
- a CDS encoding DMT family transporter has product MMAYLYLALAIVAEVVATSSLKASQEFTRLWPSVTVVVGYVLAFYLLTLALRTLPVGIAYAFWAGLGIVLVTLIGVLVYGERLDAPAALGLAMIIGGVVVIQAFSRVSAH; this is encoded by the coding sequence CTGATGGCCTATCTGTACCTGGCACTGGCGATCGTCGCCGAGGTGGTGGCGACCAGCTCGCTGAAGGCCTCCCAGGAGTTCACCCGGCTGTGGCCGAGCGTGACCGTGGTGGTCGGTTACGTGCTGGCCTTCTACCTGCTGACGCTGGCGCTGCGCACCCTGCCGGTGGGCATCGCCTATGCCTTCTGGGCCGGGCTCGGCATCGTGCTGGTGACCCTGATCGGCGTCCTGGTCTACGGCGAGCGCCTGGATGCGCCGGCGGCGCTGGGCCTTGCCATGATCATCGGCGGGGTGGTGGTCATCCAGGCCTTTTCCCGGGTGTCTGCCCACTGA
- a CDS encoding MATE family efflux transporter encodes MTATASTARSSQRIWALAWPIILSNITVPLLGLVDTAVVGHLPDSRYLAAVTLGATLFGFLYWGFGFLRMGTTGLTSQAAGREDDESVKTLLGQSLLLAATIGVVLILAGDPLIALGLRLLDGSPEATRLAAEYAGIRLLSAPAVLANYAILGWFLGQQNSRVTLALLVLTNGVNIVLDLVFVVGLGMTSDGVAWATVIADYTALAFGLWRVWHQLAGLGGRFRRARLLRLSAYRELFAVNAQLFVRTLGLLFAMAFFTSRGAAQGDTVLAANAVLLQFIMLTSYGLDGFAHAAEALTGRAVGRGRWEEFAASVRAAARFSLLTAGLASLAFAIGGPWLIALLTGLPEVRDTAGEYLPWMVAMPLIAVWSYLLDGVFIGTTSTREMRNSIFIALAVYLPAWWLSRGLGNHGLWLAFTLFTAVRSGVLIAYYLHYRRTRWSGTDV; translated from the coding sequence GTGACCGCGACCGCCTCGACCGCCCGTTCCTCACAGCGCATCTGGGCTCTGGCCTGGCCGATCATCCTCTCCAACATCACCGTGCCGCTGCTCGGCCTGGTCGATACCGCCGTGGTCGGCCATCTGCCGGACTCCCGCTACCTGGCCGCGGTGACGCTCGGCGCCACCCTGTTCGGCTTCCTCTACTGGGGCTTCGGCTTCCTGCGCATGGGCACCACCGGGCTGACCTCCCAGGCGGCGGGCCGGGAGGACGACGAATCGGTGAAGACCCTGCTGGGCCAGTCGCTGCTGCTGGCGGCGACGATCGGCGTCGTGCTGATCCTGGCCGGCGACCCCCTGATCGCGCTCGGCCTCCGGCTGCTCGACGGCAGCCCCGAGGCCACCCGGCTGGCCGCGGAATACGCCGGCATCCGGCTGCTTTCGGCGCCGGCGGTGCTGGCCAACTACGCCATCCTCGGCTGGTTCCTCGGCCAGCAGAACTCACGGGTGACCCTGGCGCTGCTGGTGCTGACCAACGGCGTCAACATCGTCCTGGACCTGGTGTTCGTGGTCGGCCTGGGCATGACCAGCGACGGCGTGGCCTGGGCCACGGTGATCGCCGACTACACGGCGCTGGCCTTCGGCCTGTGGCGGGTGTGGCACCAGCTGGCGGGCCTCGGCGGACGCTTTCGCCGCGCGCGGCTGCTGCGGCTCTCGGCCTACCGTGAGCTGTTCGCGGTCAACGCCCAGCTGTTCGTGCGCACCCTGGGGCTGCTGTTTGCCATGGCCTTCTTCACCTCCCGCGGCGCCGCCCAGGGCGACACCGTGCTGGCGGCCAACGCCGTGCTGCTGCAGTTCATCATGCTGACCTCCTACGGCCTGGACGGCTTCGCCCACGCCGCCGAGGCGCTGACCGGCCGAGCAGTGGGCCGCGGTCGCTGGGAGGAGTTCGCCGCCTCGGTGCGCGCCGCGGCGCGTTTCTCGCTGCTCACCGCCGGCCTCGCTTCCCTGGCCTTCGCCATCGGCGGCCCCTGGCTGATCGCCCTGCTCACCGGGCTGCCGGAAGTGCGCGACACCGCCGGCGAGTACCTGCCGTGGATGGTCGCCATGCCGCTGATCGCGGTGTGGAGCTACCTGCTCGACGGCGTCTTCATCGGCACCACGTCCACGCGCGAGATGCGCAACAGCATCTTCATCGCCCTGGCGGTCTATCTGCCCGCCTGGTGGCTGAGTCGCGGCCTCGGCAACCACGGGCTATGGCTGGCCTTCACCCTGTTCACCGCGGTGCGCTCGGGGGTGCTGATCGCCTATTACCTTCACTACCGCCGCACGCGCTGGTCAGGCACCGACGTTTAA
- a CDS encoding PACE efflux transporter, with amino-acid sequence MRSWKERLTHTTLFEAGGLLMVTPLASWLTGHDMGEIGVLAAGLATDAMLWNLVWNRVFDALVPTRRRSLRQRFAQSFGFELGLLVMTLPAVAWWMGIGLVEAFWLDLGFMLFFLAYAMVFNTLFDLVMRRRLARGGA; translated from the coding sequence ATGCGCTCCTGGAAGGAACGCCTGACGCATACCACGCTGTTCGAGGCCGGCGGCCTGTTGATGGTGACGCCACTGGCCAGCTGGCTGACCGGCCATGACATGGGCGAGATCGGCGTGCTGGCCGCAGGGCTGGCCACCGACGCCATGCTCTGGAACCTGGTCTGGAATCGCGTCTTCGATGCGCTGGTGCCGACTCGTCGCCGCAGCCTGAGACAGCGCTTCGCCCAGTCCTTCGGTTTCGAGCTCGGTCTGCTGGTGATGACCCTGCCGGCGGTCGCCTGGTGGATGGGCATCGGCCTCGTGGAGGCCTTCTGGCTGGACCTCGGCTTCATGCTGTTCTTCCTGGCCTATGCCATGGTCTTCAATACGCTGTTCGATCTCGTGATGCGCCGTCGGCTGGCGCGGGGAGGTGCCTGA
- a CDS encoding short-chain fatty acid transporter, protein MLKVISRPAVKLVERYLPDPYIFVLLLTVIAAAAAIAVERQTPLAVLRFWGDGFWNLLTFSMQMLLVLVTGYMLASSPPVKRLLRRLAGLANNAGAAIVLVTLVSLAASWINWGFGLVVGALFAKELAKQIRVDYRLLVASAYSGFIVWHGGLAGSVPLTIATEGHFSVEQIGVIGTSETIFSLFNLAIVVALFVAVPLFNRLMLPDEKDSVFIDPSLLEDDEERRVRITRPAERLENSMTLAWLVGIPGLLFLVDHFVLQGGGLNLNVVNFLFLFLAIVLHRTPRSLLESLQEAIKGGAGIVIQFPFYAGIMAIMVQSGLAETLSQALVSLATETTLPFWTFISAGIVNIFVPSGGGQWAVQAPVMLPAAEALGVDVPRVAMAVAWGDAWTNLLQPFWALPVLGIAGLKAKDIMGFCLVQLLLTGIIIAVGLTWL, encoded by the coding sequence ATGCTGAAGGTAATCTCGCGTCCGGCCGTGAAGCTGGTCGAACGCTACCTGCCCGACCCTTATATCTTCGTGCTGCTGCTGACCGTGATCGCCGCGGCGGCGGCCATCGCCGTGGAACGCCAGACGCCGCTGGCGGTGCTGCGCTTCTGGGGCGACGGCTTCTGGAACCTGCTGACCTTCTCGATGCAGATGCTGCTGGTGCTGGTCACCGGCTACATGCTGGCCAGCTCGCCGCCCGTGAAACGCCTGCTGCGGCGCCTCGCCGGCCTGGCCAACAACGCCGGCGCGGCGATCGTACTGGTCACCCTGGTGTCGCTGGCGGCGAGCTGGATCAACTGGGGCTTCGGCCTGGTGGTCGGCGCGCTGTTCGCCAAGGAGCTCGCCAAGCAGATCCGCGTCGACTACCGGCTGCTGGTGGCCAGCGCCTACTCGGGCTTCATCGTCTGGCACGGCGGCCTGGCCGGCTCGGTGCCGCTGACCATCGCCACCGAGGGCCACTTCAGCGTCGAGCAGATCGGCGTGATCGGTACCTCCGAAACCATCTTCTCGCTGTTCAACCTGGCCATCGTGGTGGCGCTGTTCGTCGCCGTACCGCTGTTCAACCGCCTGATGCTGCCCGACGAGAAGGACAGCGTGTTCATCGACCCGAGCCTGCTCGAGGACGACGAGGAGCGGCGCGTGCGCATCACCCGCCCGGCGGAACGCCTCGAGAACAGCATGACCCTGGCCTGGCTGGTCGGCATCCCCGGGCTCCTGTTCCTGGTCGACCACTTCGTGCTGCAGGGCGGCGGGCTCAACCTCAACGTGGTCAACTTCCTGTTCCTGTTCCTGGCCATCGTGCTGCACCGCACCCCGCGCAGCCTGCTCGAGAGCCTGCAGGAGGCGATCAAGGGTGGCGCCGGCATCGTCATCCAGTTCCCCTTCTACGCCGGCATCATGGCGATCATGGTGCAGTCGGGGCTGGCCGAGACGCTGTCCCAGGCGCTGGTCTCGCTGGCCACCGAGACCACATTGCCGTTCTGGACCTTCATCAGCGCCGGCATCGTCAACATCTTCGTGCCCTCCGGCGGCGGCCAGTGGGCCGTGCAGGCGCCGGTGATGCTGCCGGCCGCCGAGGCGCTGGGCGTCGACGTGCCGCGGGTCGCCATGGCCGTGGCCTGGGGCGACGCCTGGACCAACCTGCTGCAGCCGTTCTGGGCCCTGCCGGTGCTCGGCATCGCCGGCCTCAAGGCCAAGGACATCATGGGCTTCTGCCTGGTCCAGCTGCTGCTGACCGGCATCATCATCGCCGTCGGCCTGACCTGGTTGTAA
- a CDS encoding HIT domain-containing protein gives MTDVTLDPRLIEDSLPLTELPLCQLRLMDDTRYPWLVLIPRRTGVVEVFDMSEDDQQQLWREAGLLGRAIKETLGGDKLNIATLGNLVPQLHLHVVLRREGDDAWPGPVWGQGQAEPYDLDGLAAMRDRLLAIVDGIDTLRGS, from the coding sequence ATGACGGACGTCACGCTGGATCCCCGCCTGATCGAGGACAGCCTCCCGCTCACCGAGCTGCCGCTGTGCCAGCTGCGGCTGATGGACGACACCCGCTACCCCTGGCTGGTGCTGATTCCGCGCCGGACCGGCGTGGTCGAGGTATTCGACATGAGCGAGGACGATCAGCAGCAGCTGTGGCGCGAGGCCGGCCTGCTCGGTCGCGCCATCAAGGAGACCCTCGGCGGCGACAAGCTCAACATCGCCACCCTCGGCAACCTGGTGCCGCAGCTGCATCTGCACGTGGTGCTGCGCCGGGAAGGCGACGACGCCTGGCCGGGGCCGGTCTGGGGCCAGGGCCAGGCCGAACCCTACGATCTGGACGGCCTGGCGGCGATGCGCGACCGGCTGCTGGCGATCGTCGACGGCATCGACACCCTGCGCGGGTCGTAA
- the coaD gene encoding pantetheine-phosphate adenylyltransferase, whose translation MNVAVYPGTFDPITNGHFDLIERASRLFDKVVVAIATSPGKGPTLDLDTRTALARRVVEGLDNVEVTGFSGLMTEFMKQQQARVLLRGLRAVSDFEYELQLANMNRAQMPELETVFLTPEVENSYISSSLVREIARLGGDVSKHVHPEVAETLKRHYNT comes from the coding sequence ATGAACGTCGCCGTCTACCCCGGCACCTTCGACCCCATTACCAACGGCCACTTCGACCTGATCGAGCGCGCCTCGCGGCTGTTCGACAAGGTGGTGGTGGCCATCGCCACCAGCCCCGGCAAGGGGCCGACGCTGGACCTCGATACCCGGACCGCCCTGGCGCGCCGGGTGGTCGAGGGCCTCGACAACGTCGAGGTGACGGGTTTCTCGGGGCTGATGACCGAATTCATGAAGCAGCAGCAGGCCCGGGTGCTGCTGCGCGGGCTGCGCGCGGTCTCGGACTTCGAGTACGAGCTGCAGCTGGCCAACATGAACCGCGCCCAGATGCCCGAGCTCGAGACGGTGTTCCTGACACCGGAGGTGGAGAACTCCTACATCTCCTCGAGCCTGGTGCGCGAGATCGCCCGGCTCGGCGGCGACGTCTCGAAGCACGTGCACCCCGAGGTCGCCGAAACGCTGAAGCGGCATTACAATACCTGA
- a CDS encoding beta-ketoacyl synthase, whose translation MGGVNPAGRASGHQAFRRTVLDALPDDVQAQTLLGLAAMMRLASAQADDAWHDADGNPLDAAAIVEQTRQRVLDHTLIRRNEDPRFNAEGLPANRRASLDLEAPMTFRVRRRQLPDSLPPTWQVREIDRKHLEVTVPAGEMDVMLPETRPAQVRAAGQLPSGFEPGQLYRSVHHPRGLSMAIFAASDCLGDSGLAWEDLHDRLDPDQVAVYAGNSIGQLDDDGWGGLLKSFATGKRATSKQMPLGYGQMPADFLNAYVLGSVGSTGAALGACASFLYNLRLGVDDIRAGRRRVVMVGTADAPITPEIIEGFRTMGALADDESLKALDALELLTDLDYQRACRPFARNCGFTMGESSQFVMLMDDALALEVGAEVLGSVPDVFVNADGWKRSISAPGIGNYITLGKAASLVREMLGETALRERTFLHAHGTSTPKNRETESHVFDMVAQAHGIEDWPVVAVKAFVGHSQGSAAGDQLASALGSFAHDLLPGIPTLDDSQPEDLHAERLRLFREPLRFAADAAFVNAKGFGGNNATGVVLSPAVTERLMTARHGDAAMDEWRSRREATRQAAAAYRHEADRGRFQPRYRFGEGVLEGPELEVGADSIRIPGYAKPVSLAVDNPFGRLDDGEA comes from the coding sequence ATGGGTGGCGTGAATCCCGCCGGCCGAGCCTCGGGACATCAGGCGTTTCGCCGCACCGTGCTCGACGCCTTGCCCGACGACGTCCAAGCCCAGACCCTGCTCGGCCTGGCGGCCATGATGCGCCTGGCCAGCGCCCAGGCCGACGATGCCTGGCACGACGCCGACGGCAACCCCCTCGACGCCGCGGCCATCGTCGAGCAGACCCGCCAGCGCGTGCTCGACCATACCCTGATCCGTCGCAACGAAGACCCCCGTTTCAACGCCGAGGGCCTGCCCGCCAACCGTCGCGCCAGCCTCGATCTCGAGGCGCCGATGACCTTCCGGGTACGCCGTCGTCAGCTGCCGGACAGCCTGCCGCCCACCTGGCAGGTCCGCGAGATCGACCGCAAGCATCTGGAAGTGACGGTGCCGGCCGGCGAGATGGACGTCATGCTGCCCGAGACTCGCCCGGCCCAGGTGCGCGCCGCCGGCCAGCTGCCCTCCGGCTTCGAGCCCGGTCAGCTGTACCGCAGCGTGCACCACCCGCGCGGCCTGTCCATGGCGATCTTCGCCGCCAGCGACTGCCTGGGCGACAGCGGCCTGGCCTGGGAAGACCTGCATGACCGACTCGACCCCGACCAGGTCGCCGTCTACGCCGGCAACTCCATCGGCCAGCTCGACGACGACGGCTGGGGCGGGCTGCTCAAGAGCTTCGCCACCGGCAAGCGCGCCACCTCCAAGCAGATGCCGCTGGGCTACGGCCAGATGCCGGCCGACTTCCTCAACGCCTATGTCCTCGGCAGCGTCGGCAGCACCGGCGCGGCACTCGGCGCCTGCGCCAGCTTCCTCTACAACCTGCGCCTGGGCGTCGACGACATCCGCGCCGGCCGCCGCCGGGTGGTGATGGTCGGCACCGCCGACGCGCCGATCACCCCCGAGATCATCGAGGGCTTCCGCACCATGGGCGCCCTGGCCGACGACGAGAGTCTCAAGGCGCTGGACGCCCTCGAGCTGCTCACCGACCTGGACTACCAGCGCGCCTGCCGCCCGTTCGCCCGCAACTGCGGCTTCACCATGGGCGAGTCCAGTCAGTTCGTGATGCTGATGGACGACGCCCTGGCGCTGGAGGTCGGCGCCGAGGTGCTGGGCAGCGTGCCGGACGTGTTCGTCAACGCCGACGGCTGGAAGCGCTCGATCTCGGCGCCCGGCATCGGCAACTACATCACCCTCGGCAAGGCCGCCTCGCTGGTGCGCGAGATGCTCGGCGAGACCGCCCTGCGCGAACGCACCTTCCTGCACGCCCACGGCACCAGCACGCCGAAGAACCGCGAGACCGAGTCCCACGTCTTCGACATGGTCGCCCAGGCCCACGGCATCGAGGACTGGCCGGTGGTGGCGGTCAAGGCCTTCGTCGGCCATTCCCAGGGCAGCGCCGCCGGCGACCAGCTGGCCAGCGCCTTGGGCAGCTTCGCCCACGACCTGCTGCCGGGCATCCCGACCCTGGATGACAGCCAGCCCGAAGACCTGCACGCCGAACGCCTGCGACTGTTCCGCGAGCCGCTGCGCTTCGCCGCCGACGCCGCCTTCGTCAACGCCAAGGGCTTCGGCGGCAACAACGCCACCGGCGTGGTGCTGTCGCCGGCCGTCACCGAGCGGCTGATGACCGCCCGCCACGGCGACGCCGCGATGGACGAATGGCGCAGCCGCCGCGAGGCCACCCGCCAGGCCGCCGCCGCCTATCGCCACGAGGCCGACCGTGGCCGCTTCCAGCCGCGCTACCGCTTCGGCGAGGGCGTGCTGGAGGGCCCCGAGCTCGAGGTCGGCGCGGACAGCATCCGCATCCCGGGCTACGCCAAGCCGGTCTCGCTGGCCGTGGACAACCCCTTCGGACGCCTCGACGACGGAGAAGCGTGA
- a CDS encoding YfhL family 4Fe-4S dicluster ferredoxin — MALMITDECINCDVCEPECPNGAISPGEEIYVIDPGLCTECVGHYDEPQCQQVCPVDCIPLDPERKESQEQLMAKYERITAA, encoded by the coding sequence ATGGCCCTGATGATCACCGACGAGTGCATCAACTGCGACGTCTGCGAACCCGAATGCCCCAACGGCGCCATCTCGCCGGGGGAAGAGATCTACGTCATCGATCCCGGTCTGTGCACCGAGTGCGTCGGCCACTATGACGAGCCCCAGTGCCAGCAGGTCTGCCCGGTGGACTGCATCCCGCTCGACCCCGAGCGCAAGGAGAGCCAGGAGCAGCTGATGGCGAAGTACGAGCGCATCACCGCCGCCTGA
- a CDS encoding LysR family transcriptional regulator → MRWTLDQLEVLIACAECGSFSAAARHLGRAQSAVSTAVAHLEADLACTLFDRDGRLPRLTEAGEALLHEARAVLRQCQRLDSRARAIAEGEEARLVLAIDEALVEMPPVDETLEALAHHYPALQLTLLYGAQGDIAGWVEDRTADLGILLGRLGRGPLLEGMPIAHLRQSLVVGRDHPLADQGPPSLSDLAHHRQLLIASRSGDDAETPLSAQFWRLNSFYSMGELAVRGLGWALVPEHIARYPPFREHLVTLSDDTLGTLPILDVETVSRRDAAQGPIARWLRRTLGERFRDRRSR, encoded by the coding sequence ATGCGCTGGACCCTCGATCAGCTGGAAGTGCTCATCGCCTGCGCCGAGTGCGGCTCCTTCTCCGCCGCGGCCCGGCACCTGGGCCGCGCCCAGTCGGCGGTGAGCACCGCCGTCGCTCACCTGGAGGCCGACCTGGCCTGCACGCTCTTCGACCGCGACGGCCGCCTGCCGCGCCTGACCGAGGCCGGCGAGGCCCTGCTCCACGAGGCCCGCGCGGTGCTGCGCCAGTGCCAGCGGCTGGACTCCCGCGCCAGGGCCATCGCCGAGGGCGAGGAGGCCCGGCTGGTGCTGGCCATCGACGAGGCGCTGGTCGAGATGCCGCCGGTGGACGAGACCCTCGAGGCCCTGGCCCACCACTATCCCGCCCTGCAGCTGACCCTGCTCTACGGCGCCCAGGGCGATATCGCCGGCTGGGTCGAGGATCGCACCGCCGATCTGGGCATCCTGCTCGGCCGGCTCGGCCGCGGCCCGCTGCTCGAGGGCATGCCGATCGCCCATCTGCGCCAGTCGCTGGTGGTCGGCCGCGACCACCCGTTGGCCGATCAGGGGCCGCCTTCCCTCAGTGATCTGGCCCATCACCGCCAGCTGCTGATCGCCTCGCGTTCGGGGGACGACGCCGAAACGCCGCTCAGCGCCCAGTTCTGGCGCCTCAACAGCTTCTACTCGATGGGTGAGCTGGCCGTTCGCGGCCTCGGTTGGGCCCTGGTCCCCGAGCACATCGCCCGCTATCCACCGTTCCGCGAGCACCTGGTCACGCTGTCGGACGACACCCTGGGCACCCTGCCGATCCTCGACGTGGAGACGGTCTCGCGCCGGGACGCGGCCCAGGGGCCGATCGCCCGCTGGCTGCGGCGGACGCTGGGTGAACGATTTCGCGACCGCCGCAGCCGCTGA
- a CDS encoding acyl-CoA thioesterase, which yields MDEHALSGQHELTMTVLMTPDMANFSGKVHGGAILKKLDEVAYACASRFSGHYVVTLSVDQVLFKQPIHVGELVTFLASVNHVGRSSMEIGIKVVAEDIQNKLIRHTNSCYLTMVAVDEHGKPARVPELALETDTQRLRFEKAEMRKQRRKQAEEEERRAQVEHGAG from the coding sequence ATGGACGAACACGCCCTTTCCGGCCAGCACGAGCTGACCATGACCGTGCTGATGACCCCCGACATGGCCAACTTCAGCGGCAAGGTGCACGGCGGCGCCATCCTCAAGAAGCTCGACGAGGTGGCCTACGCCTGCGCCAGCCGCTTCTCCGGGCACTACGTGGTGACCCTGTCGGTGGACCAGGTGCTGTTCAAGCAGCCGATCCACGTCGGCGAGCTAGTGACCTTCCTCGCCAGCGTCAATCACGTGGGCCGCTCCTCCATGGAGATCGGCATCAAGGTGGTCGCCGAGGACATCCAGAACAAGCTGATCCGCCACACCAACAGCTGTTACCTGACCATGGTGGCGGTGGACGAGCACGGCAAGCCGGCCCGGGTACCGGAGCTGGCCCTCGAGACCGATACCCAGCGGCTGCGTTTCGAGAAGGCCGAGATGCGCAAGCAACGGCGCAAGCAGGCCGAGGAAGAGGAGCGCCGTGCCCAGGTCGAACACGGCGCCGGATGA
- a CDS encoding Dps family protein produces the protein MSDTNSIGLHEGSASQLAERLNVLLANYQIFYMNVRGYHWNVKGQQFFQLHEKFEELYTDLLTKVDEVAERILTLGHTPVHAYSDYFKIASIEEDKNVHDGQACVRGVVQGYQQMLELQREILSLASDADDEGTAAQVGDYIREQEKTVWMLNAYLG, from the coding sequence ATGAGCGACACCAACAGCATCGGCCTGCACGAAGGCAGCGCCAGCCAGCTCGCCGAGCGACTCAACGTCCTGCTGGCCAACTATCAGATCTTCTACATGAACGTGCGCGGCTACCACTGGAACGTGAAGGGCCAGCAGTTCTTCCAGCTGCACGAGAAGTTCGAGGAGCTCTACACCGACCTGCTGACCAAGGTCGACGAAGTCGCCGAGCGCATCCTGACCCTGGGCCATACCCCGGTGCACGCCTACAGCGACTACTTCAAGATCGCCAGCATCGAGGAAGACAAGAACGTTCACGACGGCCAGGCCTGCGTGCGCGGCGTGGTTCAGGGCTACCAGCAGATGCTCGAGCTGCAGCGCGAGATCCTCTCGCTGGCCTCCGATGCCGACGACGAGGGCACCGCGGCCCAGGTCGGCGACTACATCCGCGAGCAGGAGAAAACCGTCTGGATGCTCAACGCCTATCTCGGTTGA
- a CDS encoding sulfite exporter TauE/SafE family protein, whose protein sequence is MTPLELLALFAIGGLAGFINVLSAGGSMLTLPLLIFLGLPPQAANGTNRVSVALQSVSAVANFFRAGAHHLGLSLRLAVPAMLGALLGARLALDVSDALFETVLVVVMALSALLMLLPQPKLETRPLTPERLTPAIYLAMFAIGLYGGFIQVGVGILFIVVLYRLLKIDLAQVNVFKVLIVLVYTLPALAVFVFEGQVRWGYGLALAAGSMTGAWLAVKVNMSPRGALWVKWLTVAVIVAIMLRLLLT, encoded by the coding sequence ATGACGCCACTCGAGCTCCTGGCCCTGTTCGCCATCGGCGGGCTGGCCGGCTTCATCAACGTGCTGTCGGCGGGGGGCTCGATGCTGACCCTGCCGCTGCTGATCTTCCTGGGGTTGCCGCCCCAGGCCGCCAACGGCACCAACCGGGTGTCGGTCGCCCTGCAGAGCGTGTCGGCGGTGGCCAACTTCTTCCGCGCCGGCGCCCATCACCTGGGCCTGAGCCTGCGCCTGGCGGTGCCGGCGATGCTCGGCGCCCTGCTCGGGGCTCGCCTGGCGCTGGACGTGAGCGACGCCCTGTTCGAGACCGTACTGGTGGTGGTCATGGCGCTGTCGGCGCTGCTGATGCTGCTGCCGCAGCCGAAGCTCGAGACCCGGCCGCTGACGCCGGAGCGGCTCACGCCGGCGATCTATCTGGCGATGTTCGCCATCGGTCTCTACGGCGGCTTCATCCAGGTCGGGGTGGGTATCCTGTTCATCGTGGTGCTCTACCGCTTGCTGAAGATCGACCTGGCCCAGGTGAACGTCTTCAAGGTGCTGATCGTGCTGGTCTACACCCTGCCGGCACTGGCCGTGTTCGTGTTCGAGGGCCAGGTGCGCTGGGGCTACGGCCTGGCGCTGGCCGCCGGCAGCATGACCGGCGCCTGGCTGGCGGTGAAGGTCAACATGAGCCCCAGGGGGGCGCTGTGGGTGAAGTGGCTGACCGTGGCGGTGATCGTGGCGATCATGCTGCGGCTGCTGTTGACCTGA